A stretch of the Hyphomicrobiales bacterium genome encodes the following:
- a CDS encoding SLC13 family permease, whose translation MDVVVLTTEMAVVLGLLGFTVFLFVSEILRVDLSAILVMIILGLMSLLPGLSGLADVNHLFDGFASNAVISIIAVMIIGAGLDKTGLMSKVAAVILKYGGSTEKRIIPIISGTVGLISSFMQNVGAAALFLPVVSRISVRSEIPLSRLLMPMGFCAILGGTVTMVGSSPLILLNDLILSANERLPEADQMETFGLFSVTPIGLCLVVTGILYFVFFGHWVLPKKNGSKDSTSGQSLKAYLKRIYGLQADIFEIVVPGNHPIEGQTLDELMQRHHIYIIGTFFGGRRWFAPLIRTKIQTPCRLVVLGREEPIRAMAKAEGFRVMRNLEVFAEDYALTKSGVAEMVIPPGSSVIGKNAHDLVFRKRYGASLLAIHRTGETMSYVETADHIPTPVSEIPFAAGDTLVIHSTWGALTHLTNDRDFVVVTSDFPREELRPKKVGWALLFFCVAVGLILFSNVVLSLCLLVGAAGMIITKVIDLDEAYAAVSWSTVFLLASLIPLGQAVQSTGAASWIAQQILTVLDGWPIWALQAGVAILATIFTLVMSNVGATVLLVPLAVSIALEAGGDPAIFAMTVAISTSNSFLIPTHQVNALIMGPAGYKVIDFVRTGGVMTLLFLVVSLVMMNVVF comes from the coding sequence ATGGATGTTGTTGTTCTCACCACAGAGATGGCTGTGGTGCTGGGCTTATTGGGTTTTACGGTTTTTCTATTTGTTTCCGAAATTCTTCGTGTCGATCTTTCTGCAATTTTAGTGATGATTATTCTGGGGCTTATGAGCTTGCTTCCAGGGCTGAGTGGCTTGGCTGATGTTAATCATCTGTTCGATGGATTTGCTTCTAATGCGGTCATTTCGATTATTGCCGTGATGATTATCGGTGCAGGATTAGATAAGACTGGTCTTATGAGTAAAGTGGCTGCCGTTATTCTCAAATATGGCGGTAGCACTGAGAAGCGTATTATACCGATCATCTCAGGGACGGTTGGGCTTATATCGTCGTTTATGCAAAATGTTGGTGCAGCGGCTCTGTTTCTGCCTGTGGTCAGCCGCATTTCTGTTCGTTCAGAAATTCCCCTCAGTCGTTTGCTTATGCCTATGGGCTTTTGTGCGATTCTAGGGGGAACAGTAACAATGGTTGGTTCTTCACCTCTCATTTTGCTGAATGATTTAATTTTAAGTGCAAATGAGAGATTGCCTGAAGCGGATCAAATGGAGACTTTTGGCTTGTTCTCTGTCACGCCAATTGGATTGTGTTTGGTCGTGACAGGAATATTGTATTTCGTCTTTTTTGGCCATTGGGTGCTGCCCAAAAAGAATGGCTCAAAAGATAGTACAAGCGGTCAATCCCTCAAAGCTTACCTAAAGAGAATCTATGGATTGCAAGCCGATATTTTTGAGATAGTGGTGCCAGGGAACCATCCTATTGAAGGTCAGACACTCGATGAACTTATGCAACGTCATCACATCTATATTATTGGAACGTTTTTTGGCGGTCGGAGATGGTTTGCTCCTCTTATACGCACAAAAATTCAAACCCCCTGTCGCCTTGTTGTGCTTGGGCGGGAGGAGCCTATTCGAGCCATGGCGAAGGCTGAAGGCTTTAGGGTTATGCGAAACCTTGAAGTATTTGCAGAAGATTATGCGCTAACAAAATCTGGCGTTGCAGAAATGGTCATTCCTCCAGGCTCATCGGTTATTGGAAAAAATGCCCATGACCTTGTCTTTCGCAAGCGGTATGGAGCTAGCCTGTTGGCAATCCATAGGACAGGTGAGACCATGAGTTATGTGGAGACTGCTGACCATATTCCAACGCCAGTAAGTGAGATTCCTTTTGCCGCTGGTGACACGTTGGTTATTCACAGTACTTGGGGTGCTTTGACCCATCTTACCAATGATCGCGATTTTGTTGTTGTAACATCAGATTTCCCGCGTGAAGAATTACGACCAAAGAAAGTCGGCTGGGCTTTGTTGTTCTTTTGTGTAGCAGTTGGGTTGATACTGTTTTCCAATGTTGTGCTTTCATTATGCCTGCTCGTTGGCGCTGCTGGTATGATTATCACGAAGGTTATTGATCTTGATGAAGCCTATGCTGCAGTGAGCTGGAGTACAGTGTTTTTGCTGGCTAGTCTTATACCGCTCGGGCAAGCGGTGCAGTCGACGGGCGCAGCTTCGTGGATAGCACAGCAAATTCTAACGGTTTTAGATGGATGGCCTATATGGGCATTGCAGGCGGGTGTGGCTATACTTGCGACGATTTTTACATTGGTTATGTCTAATGTGGGGGCAACTGTTTTATTGGTCCCTTTAGCTGTTTCCATTGCACTGGAAGCAGGGGGCGATCCAGCCATTTTTGCAATGACGGTTGCTATCTCTACGTCGAACTCATTTCTTATACCTACCCATCAAGTCAATGCGCTTATCATGGGGCCGGCAGGTTATAAGGTGATTGATTTTGTGCGCACAGGCGGCGTCATGACATTGCTATTTCTTGTGGTGTCGCTTGTCATGATGAATGTGGTTTTTTGA
- a CDS encoding MOSC domain-containing protein, with product METIATLIQRFSHAGEVRWIGVRPARKQPLISLDQATVRSTGLEGDHRTKPGKRTITLIQAEHLPAIAALCSGQQPTINPARLRRNIVVSGISLLGLRNQIFKIGNTTLRGTGLCAPCSRMETELGFGGYNAMRGHGGICAEVLEEGVINLGDPVLSHSHE from the coding sequence TTGGAAACGATCGCAACCCTGATCCAAAGATTTTCTCATGCTGGAGAAGTCAGATGGATCGGTGTGCGTCCTGCGCGAAAACAGCCATTAATTTCCCTTGATCAAGCAACCGTCCGCTCTACAGGTCTTGAAGGTGATCACAGGACAAAACCGGGCAAGCGCACCATCACTTTAATTCAAGCCGAACATCTGCCCGCAATCGCGGCTCTTTGCAGCGGTCAACAACCCACTATTAATCCTGCTCGGCTTCGTAGGAATATCGTTGTAAGTGGTATTTCACTGCTGGGTCTGCGCAACCAAATATTCAAAATTGGCAACACCACACTGCGCGGCACAGGTCTATGTGCACCTTGCTCACGGATGGAAACAGAGCTTGGCTTTGGTGGTTACAATGCGATGCGCGGCCATGGCGGCATATGTGCTGAAGTCTTGGAAGAAGGGGTTATAAATCTAGGTGACCCTGTTCTTTCACACAGCCACGAGTAA